A DNA window from Allokutzneria albata contains the following coding sequences:
- a CDS encoding general stress protein has product MIGVTIEPVQLAEVTTVTSPFSGRPAGGAQSLPTPPSGWPIGSYATYEEAQRAVDYLADESFPVQEVTIVGVDLMLVERVTGRLTWGRVLATGAASGAWFGLFVGILLSLFNSTGFQVGPILVALATGVIFFMIFNAFGYAATRGRRDFVSASQLVAGRYDVLCQPRNAEKGRDALAKLAMKAPGQET; this is encoded by the coding sequence ATGATCGGGGTCACCATTGAGCCAGTCCAGCTCGCGGAGGTGACAACGGTGACGAGTCCATTTTCCGGCAGACCCGCCGGCGGCGCGCAGAGCCTGCCGACGCCTCCCTCGGGGTGGCCGATCGGGTCCTACGCCACCTACGAGGAGGCGCAGCGGGCGGTCGACTACCTGGCGGACGAGTCCTTCCCGGTGCAGGAGGTGACGATCGTCGGCGTCGACCTGATGCTCGTCGAGCGGGTCACCGGCAGGCTCACCTGGGGCAGGGTGCTGGCCACCGGCGCCGCCTCGGGCGCGTGGTTCGGCCTCTTCGTCGGCATCCTGCTCAGCCTCTTTAACTCGACCGGGTTCCAGGTGGGCCCGATCCTTGTGGCGTTGGCCACAGGTGTGATCTTCTTCATGATCTTCAACGCGTTCGGTTACGCGGCTACGCGCGGTCGCCGTGACTTCGTCTCGGCGAGCCAGCTCGTCGCTGGGCGTTACGACGTGCTGTGCCAGCCTCGCAATGCGGAGAAGGGACGCGACGCCCTGGCGAAGCTCGCCATGAAGGCCCCCGGCCAGGAGACTTGA
- a CDS encoding acyl-CoA dehydrogenase family protein has protein sequence MARLAQTAGLTDVQQEILATVRSFVDKEIIPHAQALEHGDTYPADIVEGMKEMGLFGLTIPEEFGGLGESLLTYALVVEEIARGWMSVSGVINTHFIVAHMIKQHATDAQKQHFLPRMATGEVRGAFSMSEPELGSDVAAIRTKAKQDGDGYVIDGQKMWLTNGGSSTLVATLVRTDEGAEKAHQNLTTFLIEKPTGFGEVLPGLTIPGKIEKMGYKGVDTTEMVFDGFRVGAEAILGGERGKGFAHMMDGVEVGRVNVAARACGIAIRAFELAVEYAQQRTTFGKPIGQHQAIAFKLAEMATKVEAAHLMMVNAARLKDSGQRNDVEAGMAKLIASEYCAEVTQEAFRIHGGYGYSKEYEIERLMREAPFLLIGEGTSEIQKTIISRGLLREYRSRG, from the coding sequence ATGGCACGGCTCGCCCAGACCGCCGGTCTCACCGATGTCCAGCAGGAGATCCTGGCCACCGTCCGCAGCTTCGTGGACAAGGAGATCATCCCGCACGCGCAGGCGCTGGAGCACGGAGACACCTACCCGGCGGACATCGTCGAGGGCATGAAGGAGATGGGCCTGTTCGGCCTCACCATCCCCGAGGAGTTCGGCGGGCTCGGCGAGTCGCTGCTGACCTACGCGCTGGTCGTCGAGGAGATCGCGCGCGGGTGGATGAGCGTCTCCGGTGTGATCAACACGCACTTCATCGTGGCGCACATGATCAAACAGCACGCCACGGACGCGCAGAAGCAGCACTTCCTGCCGCGCATGGCCACCGGTGAGGTGCGCGGCGCGTTCTCCATGTCCGAGCCGGAGCTGGGCTCCGACGTCGCGGCGATCCGCACCAAGGCGAAGCAGGACGGCGACGGTTACGTCATCGACGGCCAGAAGATGTGGCTGACCAACGGCGGGAGCTCCACGTTGGTCGCCACTCTGGTCCGCACCGACGAAGGAGCCGAGAAGGCGCACCAGAACCTCACCACGTTCCTGATCGAGAAGCCGACGGGCTTCGGCGAGGTCCTTCCCGGGCTGACCATCCCCGGCAAGATCGAGAAGATGGGCTACAAGGGCGTCGACACCACCGAGATGGTCTTCGACGGCTTCCGGGTCGGCGCGGAGGCGATCCTCGGCGGGGAACGCGGCAAGGGCTTCGCGCACATGATGGACGGCGTCGAGGTCGGCCGGGTCAACGTCGCCGCGCGGGCGTGCGGCATCGCCATCCGCGCCTTCGAGCTGGCCGTGGAGTACGCCCAGCAGCGCACCACCTTCGGCAAGCCGATCGGCCAGCACCAGGCGATCGCGTTCAAGCTCGCCGAGATGGCGACCAAGGTGGAGGCCGCGCACCTGATGATGGTCAACGCCGCCCGGCTCAAGGACTCCGGCCAGCGCAACGACGTCGAGGCGGGCATGGCCAAGCTGATCGCCTCCGAGTACTGCGCCGAGGTCACCCAGGAGGCCTTCCGCATCCACGGCGGCTACGGCTACTCGAAGGAGTACGAGATCGAGCGCCTGATGCGCGAGGCGCCGTTCCTGCTCATCGGCGAGGGCACCTCGGAGATCCAGAAGACGATCATCAGTCGCGGCCTGCTGCGCGAGTACCGCTCGCGCGGCTGA
- a CDS encoding rhodanese-like domain-containing protein: MTRVAANPAEPSAAAAHFRHLLSVETDPADLRADMEDGEGGFLVLDVRAPEHYAAGHIPGAISLPAKDITAETTRDLPRGDVLVTYCWGPGCNGADKGALKLAELGFTVKKLIGGFQTWRWDRHPVETGTDQERG, from the coding sequence ATGACAAGAGTCGCCGCGAATCCCGCGGAGCCGAGCGCGGCCGCCGCGCACTTCCGCCACCTGCTCTCCGTCGAGACCGACCCCGCCGACCTCCGCGCGGACATGGAGGACGGCGAAGGCGGCTTCCTCGTCCTCGACGTGCGCGCTCCCGAGCACTACGCGGCCGGGCACATCCCAGGCGCGATCTCCTTGCCCGCCAAGGACATCACCGCCGAGACCACCCGTGATCTGCCCCGAGGGGACGTGCTGGTGACCTACTGCTGGGGACCCGGCTGCAACGGGGCCGACAAGGGCGCGCTGAAGCTGGCCGAACTCGGGTTCACCGTGAAGAAGCTCATCGGCGGGTTCCAGACGTGGAGGTGGGACCGGCACCCGGTCGAAACCGGGACCGATCAAGAGCGGGGTTGA
- a CDS encoding Lrp/AsnC family transcriptional regulator has protein sequence MSDDSPVALDAVDWQILAELQEDARLTYAELGRRVGLGATAATGRVRRLTESGVIKGFRAEVDLERVGYAVLAVVRLRYPSGNYRKLHAELERTAEILQCHHVTGEDCFVLFVAARNMRHLERLAGRIAALGSITTSVVYSSPLPSRAVGAPAE, from the coding sequence ATGAGCGATGATTCCCCGGTCGCACTGGATGCGGTGGACTGGCAGATCCTCGCGGAGCTGCAGGAGGACGCGCGCCTGACCTACGCCGAACTGGGCAGGCGGGTCGGCCTCGGCGCCACGGCCGCGACGGGACGGGTGCGACGGCTGACCGAAAGCGGGGTGATCAAGGGCTTCCGCGCGGAGGTGGACCTCGAACGCGTCGGCTACGCGGTGCTCGCCGTGGTGCGGTTGCGCTACCCCTCGGGGAACTACCGCAAGCTGCACGCGGAGCTGGAGCGCACCGCGGAGATCCTGCAGTGCCACCACGTCACCGGCGAGGACTGCTTCGTGTTGTTCGTGGCGGCGCGGAACATGCGCCACCTGGAGCGGCTGGCCGGCCGGATCGCGGCGCTGGGGTCGATCACCACGTCGGTCGTCTACTCCTCGCCGCTGCCGTCGAGGGCGGTCGGCGCGCCCGCCGAATGA
- a CDS encoding DUF4360 domain-containing protein: protein MLRKLAVAGMSLALISIPAVAQADIAPPPDKIVIEVATVNGSGCPAGTAAVAVSPDNTAFTVTYSQYMAKVGPGISPTEARKNCQLNLKVHVPQGFTYAIAQSDYRGFANLARGATAIEQANYYFQGMSPTVAARHNFSGPLDDNWQTTDKVDIASLVYAPCGEKRNVNINTELRVSKGTSPATETSFIAMDSTDGSIKTTYHFHWKTCP from the coding sequence ATGTTGAGGAAGTTAGCCGTTGCTGGAATGTCCCTTGCATTGATTTCCATCCCTGCAGTGGCTCAGGCAGATATTGCGCCGCCCCCGGACAAAATTGTCATCGAAGTGGCAACCGTGAACGGATCCGGCTGCCCGGCCGGTACCGCGGCCGTCGCGGTCTCGCCGGACAACACCGCCTTCACGGTGACCTACAGCCAGTACATGGCGAAGGTCGGGCCGGGCATCAGCCCGACAGAAGCCAGGAAGAACTGCCAGCTCAACCTGAAGGTGCACGTGCCTCAGGGCTTCACGTACGCGATCGCGCAGTCGGACTACCGCGGTTTCGCGAACCTCGCACGCGGTGCGACCGCGATCGAGCAGGCGAACTACTACTTCCAGGGAATGTCACCTACCGTAGCAGCGCGGCACAATTTCTCGGGCCCGCTGGACGACAACTGGCAGACCACGGACAAGGTGGACATCGCCTCGCTCGTCTACGCGCCCTGTGGCGAGAAGCGCAACGTCAACATCAACACCGAGCTCCGGGTGAGCAAGGGGACCTCGCCCGCCACCGAGACGAGTTTCATCGCCATGGACTCGACCGACGGCAGCATTAAGACGACCTATCACTTCCACTGGAAGACCTGCCCCTGA
- a CDS encoding HpcH/HpaI aldolase/citrate lyase family protein, whose translation MVDRRRPRRSCLAVPGSSQKMIDKARGLPADQVFLDLEDACAPLAKPGARKTIVAALNEGGWEGKTRVVRVNDLTTEWTYRDVVEVVEGAGANLDCIMLPKVQTAAQIAWLDLTLTQIEKTMGYEVGRIGIEAQIENAKGLVEVDAIATASPRIETIIFGPADFMASINMKSLVVGEQPTGYDVGDAYHYILMRILMAARATDVQAIDGPYLQIRDLDGFRRVTGRSAALGYDGKWVLHPGQIDACNELFSPRQEDYDHAENILDAYDWFTSEAGGKRGAAMLGDEMIDEASRKMALVVSAKGRAAGMTRTDRWTPPTE comes from the coding sequence GTGGTTGATCGCCGGCGTCCCCGCCGCTCTTGCCTGGCCGTCCCGGGGTCGAGCCAGAAGATGATCGACAAGGCTCGCGGCCTCCCGGCCGACCAGGTCTTCCTCGACCTGGAGGACGCGTGCGCCCCGCTGGCCAAGCCCGGCGCGCGCAAGACGATCGTGGCCGCGCTCAACGAGGGCGGCTGGGAGGGCAAGACCCGCGTGGTGCGGGTCAACGACCTCACCACCGAGTGGACCTACCGCGATGTCGTCGAGGTGGTCGAGGGCGCGGGCGCGAACCTGGACTGCATCATGCTGCCCAAGGTGCAGACGGCCGCCCAGATCGCCTGGCTGGACCTCACGCTGACCCAGATCGAGAAGACCATGGGCTACGAGGTCGGCCGGATCGGCATCGAGGCGCAGATCGAGAACGCCAAGGGCCTGGTCGAGGTCGACGCGATCGCCACGGCCTCGCCGAGGATCGAGACGATCATCTTCGGCCCGGCCGACTTCATGGCCTCGATCAACATGAAGTCCCTGGTCGTCGGCGAGCAGCCGACCGGCTACGACGTCGGCGACGCCTACCACTACATCCTGATGCGCATCCTGATGGCCGCGCGCGCCACCGACGTGCAGGCCATCGACGGGCCCTACCTGCAGATCCGCGATCTCGACGGGTTCCGCAGGGTCACCGGCCGCTCCGCGGCGCTGGGCTACGACGGCAAGTGGGTGCTGCACCCCGGCCAGATCGACGCCTGCAACGAGCTGTTCAGCCCGCGGCAGGAGGACTACGACCACGCCGAGAACATCCTCGACGCCTACGACTGGTTCACCTCGGAGGCGGGCGGCAAGCGCGGCGCGGCCATGCTCGGCGACGAGATGATCGACGAGGCCTCCCGCAAGATGGCGCTGGTGGTCTCGGCGAAGGGCAGGGCGGCCGGGATGACGCGCACCGACCGCTGGACACCGCCCACCGAATGA
- a CDS encoding PhzF family phenazine biosynthesis protein, producing the protein MIEPGDARLRYDVVDVFTDRPYAGNPLAVVHGADELDTDQLQRIARQFNLSETAFPMRPTRQGADYRLRIFTPAKELPFAGHPSVGSAWVLARDGVIGVGEAVQECGAGLLPISVDQAGATLTGGAAHVGADLSATALAAAAGLEPSDVDSAGEPGIAGCGIDFAYLLVRPGAVSRAVVAEAAAKRAGVPHGLVVASYDRETNAAHARMFAPQLGVREDPATGSAALGLGVWLASRGLVADGDTRYVVSQGAEIGRPSTLDCIVSVRDREVIKATVRGGVAPVASGTIAIP; encoded by the coding sequence ATGATCGAGCCTGGTGACGCGCGCCTCCGCTACGACGTCGTGGACGTCTTCACCGACCGTCCCTACGCCGGTAACCCGCTCGCCGTGGTGCACGGGGCCGACGAGCTGGACACCGATCAGCTGCAGCGGATCGCCCGCCAGTTCAACCTCTCCGAGACGGCCTTCCCGATGCGGCCGACCCGGCAGGGCGCCGATTACCGGCTGCGGATCTTCACCCCGGCGAAGGAGCTGCCCTTCGCCGGTCACCCGAGCGTCGGCTCGGCGTGGGTGCTCGCCAGGGACGGCGTGATCGGTGTCGGCGAGGCCGTGCAGGAGTGCGGGGCCGGGCTGCTGCCGATCTCGGTCGACCAGGCCGGTGCGACGCTGACCGGCGGCGCCGCCCACGTCGGCGCGGACCTGTCCGCCACCGCGCTCGCCGCGGCCGCGGGCCTCGAACCGTCCGATGTGGACAGTGCGGGCGAGCCGGGGATCGCCGGCTGCGGGATCGACTTCGCCTACCTGCTGGTGCGGCCCGGCGCCGTGTCCCGCGCCGTGGTCGCCGAGGCGGCGGCGAAGCGGGCCGGAGTGCCGCACGGCCTGGTCGTGGCGTCCTACGACCGTGAGACCAACGCCGCTCACGCGCGCATGTTCGCGCCCCAGCTCGGCGTGCGCGAGGACCCCGCGACCGGTTCTGCCGCGCTCGGGCTCGGGGTGTGGCTGGCCTCCCGCGGTCTCGTCGCCGACGGGGACACCCGCTACGTCGTCAGCCAGGGCGCCGAGATCGGCCGACCGTCCACTTTGGACTGCATCGTGTCGGTGCGCGATCGCGAGGTCATCAAGGCAACCGTCCGCGGCGGCGTCGCCCCCGTCGCCTCCGGCACCATCGCCATCCCCTGA
- a CDS encoding magnesium transporter MgtE N-terminal domain-containing protein, with protein sequence MAGTSRVFAAQLAGLPVFGPDGESVGKVRDVVAGLRLDRQPPRVLGMVVELITRRRIFVPMLRVTSLEANAVTLATGMVNLRHFHQRPNEVMVLGELLDARVTVTSDGASAVVVDAGMEQTRTRDWVITKLAVRERIGRLSRRGPIQVVPWEGVTGLGFAEISAQPQGAQELMALFDTMRAVDVASALHELPAKRRYEVADAMDDERLADVLEELPEEDQKDLLTHLNEDRAADVLEAMNPDDAADLLAELPDFDKDRLLSLMEPEESAPVRRLLAYSHDTAGGLMTPEPVVLTPDATVAEALARVRNPDLTPALASMVFVARPPQATPTGRYLGCVHIQRLLREAPFDLVAGMVDHHLGSLSPNASLGEVTRYFAAYNLVVAPVVDDQEHLLGAVSVDDVLDHLLPDDWRESGLPETAVISES encoded by the coding sequence GTGGCAGGCACTAGCAGGGTCTTCGCCGCACAGCTCGCCGGGCTGCCGGTGTTCGGGCCGGACGGGGAGTCCGTCGGCAAGGTGCGGGACGTGGTCGCCGGGCTCCGGCTGGACCGGCAACCGCCGCGCGTGCTCGGCATGGTGGTCGAGCTGATCACCCGGCGCCGCATCTTCGTTCCGATGCTGAGGGTGACCTCGTTGGAGGCCAACGCGGTGACGCTAGCGACCGGAATGGTGAACCTGCGCCATTTTCACCAACGGCCCAACGAGGTGATGGTCCTCGGGGAGTTGCTCGACGCGCGCGTGACCGTGACCTCGGACGGAGCATCCGCCGTGGTCGTGGACGCCGGAATGGAGCAGACCCGGACGCGGGACTGGGTGATCACGAAGCTCGCGGTGCGGGAGCGCATCGGGCGGCTCAGCCGCAGGGGCCCGATCCAGGTGGTGCCGTGGGAGGGCGTCACCGGCCTCGGCTTCGCCGAGATCAGCGCGCAGCCGCAGGGCGCGCAGGAGCTCATGGCCCTCTTCGACACGATGCGCGCGGTGGACGTCGCGAGCGCGCTGCACGAACTGCCCGCGAAGCGGCGCTACGAGGTCGCCGACGCGATGGACGACGAACGCCTCGCCGACGTGCTGGAGGAGCTGCCGGAGGAGGACCAGAAGGACCTGCTCACCCACCTCAACGAGGACCGGGCGGCGGACGTGCTGGAGGCGATGAACCCCGACGACGCCGCCGACCTGCTGGCCGAGCTGCCCGACTTCGACAAGGACCGGTTGCTGTCGCTGATGGAGCCGGAGGAGTCCGCGCCGGTGCGCAGGCTGCTCGCCTACTCCCACGACACCGCGGGCGGCCTGATGACCCCGGAACCGGTGGTGCTGACGCCGGACGCCACCGTCGCCGAGGCGCTGGCGCGCGTGCGCAACCCCGACCTCACCCCGGCGCTGGCCAGCATGGTCTTCGTCGCGCGACCGCCGCAGGCCACGCCGACCGGCCGCTACCTCGGTTGCGTGCACATCCAGCGGCTGCTGCGCGAAGCCCCGTTCGACCTCGTCGCGGGCATGGTGGACCATCACCTGGGTTCCTTGTCCCCCAACGCTTCCCTCGGCGAGGTCACCCGCTACTTCGCCGCGTACAACCTGGTCGTCGCGCCGGTGGTCGACGACCAGGAGCACCTGCTGGGCGCGGTCAGCGTCGACGACGTGCTCGACCACCTGCTGCCGGACGACTGGCGGGAGAGCGGGCTCCCGGAGACCGCTGTCATTTCCGAGAGCTGA
- a CDS encoding DUF1003 domain-containing protein, whose translation MPELHPRRRLDQPRQPRRLSFDLDPEAFGRFSERIARFLGTGTFLFWQTVLVVVWITVNLLAVSLRWDPYPFILLNLAFSTQAAYAAPLILLAQNRQDDRDRVSLEEDRARAERTKADTEYLARELAALRLAVGESVTRDFLRTELDRLRGDLLEGKAKRGKRSHAVDDAARWDGEPAETR comes from the coding sequence ATGCCCGAGCTGCACCCGCGCCGCCGCCTCGACCAGCCGCGCCAACCGCGCAGGCTGTCCTTCGACCTGGACCCCGAGGCGTTCGGCCGGTTCTCCGAGCGGATCGCGCGGTTCCTCGGCACCGGCACCTTCCTGTTCTGGCAGACGGTGCTGGTGGTCGTGTGGATCACCGTGAACCTGCTCGCGGTCTCGTTGCGGTGGGACCCCTACCCGTTCATCCTGCTCAACCTGGCCTTCTCCACCCAGGCGGCCTACGCGGCACCGCTGATCCTGTTGGCGCAGAACCGCCAGGACGACCGGGACCGCGTCTCGCTCGAGGAGGACCGGGCGCGGGCGGAGCGCACGAAAGCCGACACCGAGTACCTGGCGCGTGAGCTGGCGGCGCTGCGGCTGGCCGTCGGCGAGTCGGTGACGCGGGACTTCCTGCGCACCGAGCTGGACCGGCTGCGCGGCGACCTTCTCGAGGGAAAAGCCAAGCGGGGCAAGCGCTCTCATGCCGTCGACGACGCCGCGCGGTGGGACGGCGAGCCCGCGGAGACGCGCTAG
- a CDS encoding MarR family winged helix-turn-helix transcriptional regulator — MSDSGTARLPTSGELTAWRSFLRAHARVTRWLETELIAEQRLSLAAYDVLVQLAGAPEYKLRMTELAELVLLSRSGVTRLVDRLERAGLVSRERADSDGRGVVAVLTERGLERLRAAAATHMRGISRHFVALLDNKELDALGHTCGRLADGELPVTQPKRAQA, encoded by the coding sequence GTGTCAGATTCGGGAACTGCTCGATTACCGACCAGTGGGGAACTGACCGCCTGGCGCTCGTTCCTGCGGGCGCACGCACGCGTGACGCGATGGCTGGAGACGGAACTCATCGCGGAGCAGCGGCTTTCCCTGGCGGCCTACGACGTTCTCGTGCAACTGGCCGGAGCGCCTGAGTACAAGCTCAGAATGACCGAGCTCGCGGAACTCGTCCTGCTCTCCCGCTCGGGGGTGACCCGGCTGGTGGACCGCCTGGAACGGGCGGGGCTGGTCAGCCGGGAACGCGCGGACAGCGACGGTCGAGGCGTCGTCGCCGTGCTCACCGAGCGCGGGCTGGAGCGGCTGCGGGCCGCCGCGGCGACGCACATGCGCGGCATCTCGCGGCACTTCGTGGCGTTGCTGGACAACAAGGAGCTCGACGCGCTCGGGCACACCTGCGGCAGGCTCGCCGATGGCGAACTCCCCGTCACGCAGCCCAAGAGAGCGCAGGCCTAG
- a CDS encoding Mrp/NBP35 family ATP-binding protein yields MSTIDIEAVRAAAGRVQDPEIRKPFAELGMIKDVSVVADGVVSVVVWLTVAGCPLRDKITKDVTAEVSQVPGVREVQVSLDVMGDQQRTELRQKLRGDAKEPVIPFAQPGSLTRVYCVASGKGGVGKSSVTVNLAAALAQRGLSVGVVDADIYGHSVPRMLGADGKPTQVEQMIMPPQAHGVKVISIGMFTPGNTPVVWRGPMLHRALQQFLADVFWGDLDVLLLDLPPGTGDVAISVAQLIPNAEILVVTTPQQAAAEVAERAGAIALQTRQRVVGVVENMSPMELPDGTRLDLFGSGGGQIVADSLTRAFGSDVPLLGQVPLDPRLREAGDAGVPLVISDPESPASQVLREVAKRLGTRARGLAGRMLSVTPAGR; encoded by the coding sequence GTGAGCACCATTGACATCGAGGCCGTTCGCGCGGCCGCGGGACGCGTCCAGGACCCGGAGATCCGCAAGCCGTTCGCGGAACTGGGCATGATCAAGGACGTCTCCGTCGTCGCCGACGGGGTGGTGTCGGTCGTGGTGTGGCTGACCGTCGCGGGCTGCCCGTTGCGGGACAAGATCACCAAGGACGTCACCGCCGAGGTGTCCCAGGTCCCCGGCGTCCGCGAGGTCCAGGTGAGCCTGGACGTGATGGGCGACCAGCAGCGCACCGAGCTGCGGCAGAAGCTGCGCGGCGACGCCAAGGAGCCGGTCATCCCGTTCGCCCAGCCGGGCTCGCTGACCAGGGTCTACTGCGTGGCCTCCGGCAAGGGCGGGGTCGGCAAGTCCAGCGTGACGGTGAACCTGGCCGCCGCGCTGGCCCAGCGCGGGCTGTCGGTCGGCGTCGTCGACGCGGACATCTACGGCCACTCGGTGCCCAGGATGCTCGGCGCCGACGGCAAGCCCACCCAGGTGGAGCAGATGATCATGCCGCCGCAGGCGCACGGCGTGAAGGTCATCTCCATCGGCATGTTCACCCCCGGCAACACCCCGGTGGTCTGGCGCGGGCCGATGCTGCACCGCGCGCTGCAGCAGTTCCTGGCCGACGTGTTCTGGGGCGACCTCGACGTGCTGCTGCTCGACCTGCCCCCGGGCACCGGTGACGTGGCGATCTCGGTGGCGCAGCTGATCCCCAACGCGGAGATCCTGGTGGTGACCACCCCGCAGCAGGCTGCGGCCGAGGTCGCGGAGCGGGCGGGCGCGATCGCGCTGCAGACCCGCCAGCGCGTGGTCGGCGTCGTGGAGAACATGTCGCCGATGGAGCTGCCGGACGGCACCCGTCTCGACCTCTTCGGCAGCGGCGGCGGCCAGATCGTGGCGGACTCCCTGACCCGGGCGTTCGGCTCCGACGTCCCGCTGCTGGGCCAGGTCCCGCTCGACCCGCGCCTGCGCGAGGCGGGCGACGCCGGGGTGCCGCTGGTGATCTCCGACCCCGAGTCCCCCGCGTCCCAGGTCCTGCGCGAGGTGGCCAAGCGCCTCGGCACCCGTGCCCGCGGCCTCGCCGGGCGGATGCTGTCCGTCACCCCCGCGGGCCGCTGA
- the tatB gene encoding Sec-independent protein translocase protein TatB codes for MFESIGWLEILVLVVAALFILGPERLPEAASWLARNLRKLRDYATGARQQLKSEMGSDFEEFRKPIEDLRDLRNNLNPRQAVRSFFEDDEPGYRSNGNGSYTPPAVDPTPPPSSAPQRPLSYGERPPFDPDAT; via the coding sequence TTGTTCGAGAGCATCGGCTGGCTGGAGATCCTGGTCCTGGTGGTCGCGGCCCTGTTCATCCTCGGGCCGGAGCGGTTGCCGGAGGCGGCGAGCTGGCTGGCCAGGAACCTGCGCAAGCTCCGCGACTACGCCACGGGCGCCCGCCAGCAGCTGAAGTCGGAGATGGGCTCGGACTTCGAGGAGTTCCGCAAGCCGATCGAGGACCTGCGAGACCTGAGGAACAACCTCAACCCGCGGCAGGCCGTGCGCAGCTTCTTCGAGGACGACGAACCCGGCTACCGGAGCAACGGCAACGGCAGCTACACCCCGCCCGCCGTGGACCCCACGCCGCCGCCGTCGTCCGCCCCGCAGCGCCCCCTGTCCTACGGCGAGCGCCCGCCCTTCGACCCCGACGCCACCTGA
- a CDS encoding S1C family serine protease, with protein sequence MSQQPNHRQPPNARGHNRLGPRPLEQPPVDPAQAAAFGRPAGVDSAFAPRADRERNGSFTLVAPPPEALAKAFSRPPGNGELLQRPPGDPGGAAPVADPEQPLWADNGGGWRDPTAGAALGPPAVAAEEKSEPVVVREAGARLSARELLFGRRLSTSGALALAGIVLLIAAVGGVVGRLTAEDGNVLTSSGVTLSPVSPGVERPPGSVSDVAKRVLPSVVSIEVVLGDKGGTGSGVVIDGQGYVLTNNHVVDMAVNAQAAKVEAIFSDGSRVPARVVGADPKTDLAVIKVEVRNPTVAQVGRSADLQVGDAVIAVGAPHGLAGTVTTGIVSAKNRAIRLDTDLVINAIQTDAAINPGNSGGALIDSRGALIGINTAIYSTSKGSIGLGFAIPMDEATQIAQSLIRTGSVKHADLGVDAKSVTADTSSGAQVQNVRQSSAAAAAGIQEGDVITRVGDRAIANADDLVVAVRQRKIDETVPVQIVRQGRQLTLNVTLKSD encoded by the coding sequence ATGAGCCAGCAGCCCAACCACCGCCAGCCGCCGAACGCCCGAGGGCACAACCGCCTCGGTCCGCGTCCGCTGGAGCAGCCGCCCGTCGATCCGGCGCAGGCGGCGGCCTTCGGTCGCCCGGCAGGAGTGGACAGCGCGTTCGCCCCCAGGGCCGACCGTGAGCGCAACGGCTCCTTCACCCTCGTCGCCCCGCCGCCGGAGGCGCTGGCCAAGGCGTTCAGCCGTCCTCCCGGCAACGGGGAGCTGCTCCAACGCCCGCCGGGGGACCCCGGGGGCGCCGCGCCCGTCGCGGACCCCGAGCAGCCCTTGTGGGCCGACAACGGCGGCGGCTGGCGCGATCCCACCGCGGGCGCTGCCCTCGGTCCGCCCGCCGTGGCCGCCGAGGAGAAGTCCGAACCGGTGGTCGTGCGCGAGGCGGGCGCCCGGCTCTCCGCCCGCGAACTGCTCTTCGGCCGCAGACTGTCCACGTCGGGCGCGCTCGCGCTGGCGGGCATCGTGCTGCTGATCGCCGCGGTCGGCGGTGTCGTCGGGCGGCTCACCGCCGAGGACGGCAACGTGCTGACCAGCTCAGGCGTCACGCTCTCGCCGGTCTCCCCCGGGGTGGAGCGACCGCCGGGCTCGGTCTCCGACGTGGCCAAGCGGGTGCTGCCCTCGGTGGTCTCGATCGAGGTCGTGCTCGGCGACAAGGGCGGGACCGGCTCCGGCGTGGTGATCGACGGCCAGGGCTACGTGCTGACCAACAACCACGTGGTGGACATGGCGGTCAACGCCCAGGCCGCGAAGGTGGAGGCGATCTTCTCCGACGGCAGCCGGGTGCCCGCCCGGGTGGTCGGCGCCGATCCGAAGACCGACCTCGCGGTGATCAAGGTCGAGGTGCGCAACCCGACCGTGGCCCAGGTGGGCCGCTCCGCCGACCTCCAGGTGGGCGACGCGGTGATCGCCGTCGGTGCCCCGCACGGCCTCGCGGGCACCGTGACCACGGGCATCGTCAGCGCGAAGAACCGGGCGATCCGGCTGGACACCGACCTGGTGATCAACGCGATCCAGACCGACGCGGCGATCAACCCCGGCAACTCCGGCGGCGCGCTCATCGACTCGCGCGGCGCGCTGATCGGCATCAACACCGCGATCTACAGCACGTCGAAGGGTTCCATCGGCCTCGGCTTCGCCATCCCGATGGACGAGGCGACGCAGATCGCGCAGTCGCTGATCCGGACCGGCTCGGTGAAGCACGCCGACCTCGGCGTCGACGCCAAGTCGGTGACCGCGGACACCTCCAGCGGGGCCCAGGTGCAGAACGTGCGCCAGTCCAGTGCCGCGGCCGCCGCGGGCATCCAGGAGGGCGACGTGATCACCAGGGTCGGCGACCGCGCCATCGCCAACGCCGACGACCTGGTCGTGGCGGTGCGGCAGCGCAAGATCGACGAGACGGTGCCGGTGCAGATCGTGCGGCAGGGCCGCCAGCTCACCCTGAACGTGACGCTGAAGTCCGACTGA